In the Brevundimonas mediterranea genome, CGTCCCCGTCCAGCAGGGCCTCGCCGGTCCAGCCGGCGTAGGCGTGATCGACAAAGGGGGCCTCGGCCAGGGCCAGGCCGTCGCCCCAGTCCGCCACCGCATCCGGCGCCGCCAGCCGTTCGGGAATTCCGCGCGCGTCGGTCAGCCACACCCCCGTCGCCGAAAGCCTGAGCCGGGTGTCTGGATGTCTGGGGAAATAGGGATGCAGGCCCAGGCCGGCGGGCATGACCGTATCGCCGGTGTTGGTCACCGACAGGCTGATCTCCAGCCCCTGGTCCGTCAGCCTGACCGCCTGACGCGCCCGCCACGGCCAAGGCCAGCCGCCTGCTTGGGCCGCAGCCTGGTCCGACCAGTCCAGCCTCAGGTCGGCGCTCGCATCGTCGACGGCCTCGACCGCCCAGGGCTTCAGCCAGCCGTCTCCGTGATGGGCGTGGGGGGCGAACCGGTCCAGCGCGGTCAGCCTGACCTCGCGCCCCTCGAACACGAACCGCGCGTCGGCGATCCGGTTGGCGTAGGGGACTAGCGGGAAACAGGCGGTTTCCAGCAGGTCGGTCGCCCCCTTCGGCGTTGGCCGCAACACCGATCGGCCATGTAGGCTCAGGTCTAGGATCGCGCCGCCCAGACCCGGCGTCAGGGAGGCGCGCCAGTCTCCGGCGCGCAATTGGATTACGGCTTCGGCGCTCACGGACGGACGCGGTTCTGCGGCCGGTCCGCCTCGACCGGCTGGATCATGGTGAAGACGCCCGTTTCCGGGTCGAATCGATGCAGGCCGCCACCGACGCCGTAGACCAGCGAACCGTCCTCGGCCGGCAGGGCGAAGCCGGTCTGGTCCGGCGAGTCCCACAAGGCGGTCTCGCCGCTCCCGGACGTATAACGATGCAGCTTTCGACCCTTGATGTCGACGAACCACACCGCCTTGCGCTCGGCGTCCCATACTGGCCCCTCGCCCAGCTCCGCCCGGACGTCCCAGACCAGTTCCGGGGAGGTCGGCTTCGTTTCGCTCATGATTCGGCCCGCCGAATTGAAGGTGTTGATCTGGTGGTGGAAATCCGTCGCTGTAAGACGCTGTGCAGGCGACGCCCCAAAACCCGCGCTTCCGAACGCGCGACCGGCGTCAGATCAGGCCTTGGCCCTTGGGCAGTTCGGCGTAACGGTGCACGCGCGTGGCCATCACCAGGCCGAAACCGATCATCACCGTCAGCATCACCGTGCCGCCATAGGACAGCAGCGGCATCGGCACCCCCACGACGGGCGCCAGCCCCATGACCATCGCGCCGTTGATCAGCACATACATGGCGAAGGTCGCGGTCACCCCCGACGCAGCCAGACGGCCGAAATGGCTGTGCGACAGGGATGCGATCCGCAGCGAGATCAGGATGATCGCCGCATAACAGGCCAGGATGGTGAAGGAACCGACGAAACCGAACTCCTCGGACACCGCCGCGAAGATGAAATCAGTGTGTTTTTCGGGCAGGAATTCCAGCTGGCTCTGGCTGCCCAGGCCGAATCCCTTGCCCAGGAAACCGCCGGAGCCCAGGGCGATCTTGGACTGCATGATGTGATAGCCCGTGCCCGACGGATCGGCCTCCGGGTTCAGGAAGGTCAGCACCCTGTGGCGTTGA is a window encoding:
- a CDS encoding aldose 1-epimerase; this translates as MSAEAVIQLRAGDWRASLTPGLGGAILDLSLHGRSVLRPTPKGATDLLETACFPLVPYANRIADARFVFEGREVRLTALDRFAPHAHHGDGWLKPWAVEAVDDASADLRLDWSDQAAAQAGGWPWPWRARQAVRLTDQGLEISLSVTNTGDTVMPAGLGLHPYFPRHPDTRLRLSATGVWLTDARGIPERLAAPDAVADWGDGLALAEAPFVDHAYAGWTGEALLDGDGHRIVLNGGAGADWVQVYAPVGADFFCVEPVTHRPDILNGTPGEAGGLARLAPGEHLTLVMRLTAEAI
- a CDS encoding SMP-30/gluconolactonase/LRE family protein; translated protein: MSETKPTSPELVWDVRAELGEGPVWDAERKAVWFVDIKGRKLHRYTSGSGETALWDSPDQTGFALPAEDGSLVYGVGGGLHRFDPETGVFTMIQPVEADRPQNRVRP